One genomic segment of Leptolyngbya sp. 'hensonii' includes these proteins:
- a CDS encoding cyanophycinase: MLRLESQFLTERMPQPTKTAVMIIGGAEDKVHGREILHSFFYRAGGADARIAILPCASREPAILGSRYQSIFEDMGAKTVAILDIRDRDQCEDPAWQEFLEDCTAVFMTGGDQLRLCSLLADTPMMDKVRMRAQRGQITLAGTSAGAAVMGHHMIAGGGSGEHPNRSLSDMAIGLGIIPEIIVDQHFHNRNRMARLLSAIAVNPDRLGVGIDEDTCALFEGDGLLHVIGKGTVTVIDPKKMSYTNQCLVEESTSPLSLHDLRVHILTHGDRYDLKRRESIPPETVSR, encoded by the coding sequence ATGCTGCGATTAGAATCTCAATTTCTCACAGAACGGATGCCTCAACCCACCAAAACTGCCGTAATGATTATTGGCGGTGCAGAAGATAAGGTCCATGGTAGAGAGATCTTACATAGCTTCTTCTACCGTGCTGGCGGTGCTGATGCGCGAATCGCAATTCTACCCTGTGCCTCGCGAGAACCAGCGATTTTGGGCTCCAGGTATCAGAGTATTTTTGAAGACATGGGGGCCAAAACGGTTGCGATTTTGGATATCCGAGATCGGGACCAGTGTGAAGACCCTGCCTGGCAAGAATTCCTGGAAGATTGTACGGCTGTCTTTATGACGGGTGGCGATCAGCTTCGCCTCTGTTCTCTGTTGGCGGATACTCCCATGATGGATAAGGTCCGGATGCGGGCTCAGCGAGGCCAGATTACCCTGGCTGGGACTAGTGCTGGTGCCGCAGTTATGGGGCATCACATGATTGCGGGCGGGGGGAGTGGGGAACATCCCAACCGCTCCCTGTCTGACATGGCGATCGGTCTGGGGATTATCCCCGAAATCATTGTGGACCAGCACTTCCACAACCGAAACCGGATGGCCCGATTGCTGAGTGCGATCGCCGTCAACCCCGATCGCTTGGGGGTTGGAATCGATGAGGACACCTGTGCCTTGTTTGAAGGGGATGGCCTGCTGCACGTCATCGGCAAAGGAACAGTGACGGTGATTGATCCGAAGAAAATGTCTTATACCAACCAATGCCTGGTGGAAGAATCCACTAGCCCCCTCAGTCTGCATGATTTGCGGGTTCATATTTTGACCCACGGCGATCGATATGACCTGAAACGACGGGAATCTATTCCACCTGAAACAGTATCCCGCTGA
- the cphA gene encoding cyanophycin synthetase: MKILKIQTLRGPNYWSIRRQKLIVMRLDLEDLAETPSNQVSGFYEGLTGALPSLVEHFCSPGCRGGFLSRVREGTMMGHIIEHIALELQSLAGMDVGFGRTRETSTPGIYQVVFEYRDEQAGRYAARAAVRLCQSIVDTGVYPQAELEQDLKDLQDFWTNAALGPSTETIVKEAEARGIPWLPLSARSLIQLGYGVHQKRMQATLSDRTGILGVELASDKEGTKQILRDAGIPVPRGTVVYYLDDLEAAIEEVGGYPIVIKPLDGNHGRGITINIDSWAMAEIAYDVAREVSRAVIVERFYQGRDHRVLVVNGKVVAVAERVPAHVVGDGRSTISELIELTNQDPNRGEGHDNVLTKITVDRHAMQLLERQSYTLDSVLPQGEICYLRATANLSTGGIAVDRTDDIHPENIWIAERVVKTIGLDIAGLDVVTSDISKPLRETGGVIVEVNAAPGFRMHVSPSQGIPRNVAEPVLNMLFPPGTPSRIPIIAVTGTNGKTTTTRLIAHIFKQTQKVVGYTTTDGIYINDYLVEKGDTTGPQSAQVILRDPTVEVAVLESARGGILRSGLGFDTCDIGLVLNVAADHLGIGDIDTVEQLANLKSVVAESAMPNGYAILNADDPLVVAMAERVSAQVAYFAMDAENPIVREHTRRGGLAAIYENGYLSILKGDWTLRIEQAVNVPLTMGGKAPFMIANALAASLAAFAHGVRIEDIRAALISFVASVGQTPGRMNLFNLGQYHALVDYAHNPASYEALGAFIRNWPGKRIGVVGGPGDRRDTDFVKLGVLSAQIFDDLIVKEDDDTRGRPRGDAARLIAEGIEQADVAFRYQTILDETTAIKAGLDSASPGSLVVILPESVSRAIELIKARCPMESDNMPIPALEANGSEINSSNGYQTSPVMEVATVTEVSSSESLSPM; this comes from the coding sequence ATGAAGATACTCAAAATCCAGACGCTACGCGGTCCTAATTATTGGAGCATTCGCCGTCAAAAATTAATTGTGATGCGCCTGGATCTGGAGGATCTGGCTGAAACACCATCCAATCAGGTTTCTGGATTTTATGAGGGGTTGACAGGCGCTTTACCCAGCCTGGTAGAGCATTTCTGTTCGCCCGGTTGTCGTGGTGGCTTTTTAAGCCGGGTTCGAGAAGGCACCATGATGGGTCATATCATTGAGCATATTGCCCTAGAACTACAGTCTCTGGCTGGCATGGATGTGGGTTTTGGTCGGACGCGCGAGACTTCCACCCCTGGCATCTATCAGGTTGTTTTCGAGTATCGGGATGAGCAGGCTGGTCGCTACGCGGCCAGAGCAGCCGTCCGCCTTTGCCAGAGTATTGTGGATACGGGGGTCTATCCCCAGGCTGAACTGGAGCAAGATCTGAAAGATTTGCAGGATTTCTGGACGAATGCGGCTCTGGGACCCAGTACGGAAACGATCGTGAAGGAGGCCGAAGCCCGTGGAATTCCCTGGCTGCCCCTGAGCGCCCGTTCCCTGATTCAATTGGGCTATGGTGTGCACCAGAAGCGCATGCAGGCTACCCTGAGCGATCGCACAGGCATCCTGGGGGTGGAACTGGCCAGCGACAAGGAAGGGACCAAGCAGATTCTGCGAGATGCGGGTATCCCAGTTCCCAGAGGTACGGTGGTCTACTATCTAGATGACCTGGAGGCCGCGATCGAGGAAGTCGGCGGTTATCCGATCGTGATTAAACCCCTGGACGGCAACCATGGTCGAGGGATTACCATTAACATCGACTCCTGGGCCATGGCTGAAATAGCCTATGATGTGGCGCGGGAAGTGTCACGGGCGGTCATTGTAGAGCGGTTCTACCAGGGCCGAGATCACCGGGTCCTGGTGGTTAACGGCAAGGTGGTTGCAGTGGCTGAGAGGGTGCCAGCCCATGTCGTGGGAGATGGCCGTTCCACGATCTCTGAACTGATTGAACTGACCAATCAGGATCCGAATCGGGGCGAAGGGCATGACAATGTGTTGACCAAAATCACCGTCGATCGCCACGCGATGCAGTTGCTAGAGCGTCAGAGTTACACCCTCGACTCGGTGCTCCCCCAAGGGGAAATCTGCTATCTGCGAGCTACAGCCAATCTGAGCACCGGGGGCATTGCAGTCGATCGCACGGATGACATTCACCCAGAAAATATCTGGATCGCGGAACGGGTTGTCAAAACGATCGGCCTGGATATTGCGGGCCTGGATGTGGTGACTTCTGATATTTCCAAGCCCCTGCGGGAAACGGGGGGGGTGATTGTAGAGGTGAATGCTGCACCTGGATTCCGCATGCACGTCAGCCCCAGTCAGGGAATTCCCCGGAATGTGGCTGAACCAGTTCTGAACATGCTGTTCCCGCCCGGAACCCCCAGTCGTATCCCCATCATCGCTGTCACGGGAACGAATGGAAAAACCACCACTACTCGATTGATTGCCCATATCTTCAAACAAACCCAGAAAGTGGTGGGCTATACCACTACAGATGGTATTTATATCAATGATTATCTGGTCGAGAAGGGAGATACCACCGGTCCCCAGAGTGCCCAAGTGATTCTGCGCGATCCCACAGTCGAGGTGGCCGTGCTGGAGTCTGCTCGAGGGGGAATCTTGCGATCGGGTCTGGGATTCGACACCTGTGATATTGGCCTGGTGCTAAATGTGGCCGCTGATCACCTGGGGATTGGGGATATTGATACGGTGGAACAGTTGGCCAATTTGAAGAGTGTGGTGGCCGAGTCAGCCATGCCCAATGGCTATGCCATTCTCAACGCCGATGATCCCCTAGTGGTTGCGATGGCCGAGCGGGTCAGCGCTCAGGTCGCTTACTTTGCCATGGACGCCGAAAATCCCATTGTGCGGGAACATACCCGCCGGGGTGGGCTGGCTGCCATTTATGAGAATGGCTATCTGTCAATTCTCAAGGGTGATTGGACCCTGCGGATCGAACAGGCCGTGAATGTTCCCCTGACCATGGGGGGTAAGGCTCCCTTCATGATCGCCAATGCTCTGGCGGCCAGTCTGGCTGCCTTCGCCCATGGGGTAAGGATTGAGGATATCCGGGCAGCGCTGATCAGTTTTGTAGCCTCTGTCGGGCAGACCCCAGGTCGGATGAATCTGTTCAATCTGGGCCAGTATCACGCCTTGGTGGATTATGCCCACAACCCGGCTAGCTATGAAGCTCTGGGGGCGTTCATCCGGAATTGGCCTGGAAAGCGCATTGGTGTCGTTGGTGGCCCGGGCGATCGACGGGATACGGATTTTGTGAAATTAGGAGTGCTTTCCGCCCAGATCTTCGATGACTTGATTGTTAAAGAAGATGATGATACCCGTGGCCGTCCCCGTGGGGATGCAGCTCGCCTGATCGCAGAGGGGATTGAGCAAGCAGATGTGGCTTTTCGCTATCAAACGATCCTGGATGAAACCACAGCCATTAAGGCGGGTTTGGATAGTGCCAGCCCCGGTAGCCTGGTCGTGATTTTGCCGGAAAGCGTCAGTCGTGCGATCGAGCTGATCAAGGCCCGTTGTCCCATGGAATCAGACAATATGCCTATCCCCGCCCTAGAGGCGAATGGGAGTGAGATCAATTCCTCGAATGGCTATCAGACATCTCCTGTAATGGAAGTTGCAACCGTTACAGAGGTTTCCTCTTCCGAATCCTTGAGCCCGATGTAG
- a CDS encoding ABC transporter ATP-binding protein, which produces MLYLKNLTYHPAVSSVPILKSINLQLAPQQMGLVVGPSGSGKTTLLEILAGLAEKTSGEVLWREQELLPIDLRYLGGLVFQFPERHFCGGTILEELRLGHPELSSDRVHKALDEVGLDHLSLQTSPHSLSGGQQRRLALAVQLIREPHLLLLDEPTAGLDWSMRRQLVSLLARLKQEWMLLVVTHDAGDLLEIADRCWTLHHGNLQQGAEPQTLRTNSQIGS; this is translated from the coding sequence ATGCTTTATCTCAAAAATCTGACTTATCATCCCGCCGTCTCATCGGTCCCGATTCTCAAATCGATTAACCTCCAACTCGCGCCCCAACAGATGGGCTTGGTTGTCGGCCCTAGTGGTTCCGGAAAAACCACCCTGCTGGAAATCCTGGCCGGATTGGCGGAGAAAACCAGTGGGGAAGTCCTCTGGCGGGAACAGGAGTTGTTGCCGATTGATCTCCGTTATTTGGGGGGGCTGGTCTTTCAGTTTCCGGAGCGACATTTCTGTGGCGGCACCATTCTGGAAGAGTTGCGCCTGGGGCACCCGGAGCTGAGTTCCGATCGGGTTCACAAAGCTTTAGATGAGGTTGGTCTGGATCACCTCTCCCTGCAGACCTCACCCCATTCCCTCAGCGGGGGCCAGCAACGCCGTCTGGCACTGGCAGTACAATTGATTCGGGAACCGCACCTGCTGTTGTTGGACGAACCCACTGCTGGCCTTGATTGGTCTATGCGACGGCAGTTGGTAAGTCTTCTGGCCCGACTCAAACAGGAGTGGATGCTCCTGGTGGTCACCCACGACGCCGGGGATTTACTGGAGATCGCCGATCGGTGCTGGACACTCCATCATGGGAATCTGCAACAAGGTGCTGAGCCCCAGACTCTGAGAACCAATTCTCAGATTGGGTCTTGA
- the leuD gene encoding 3-isopropylmalate dehydratase small subunit: MSQVKSISGQGIPLVGNDIDTDRIIPARFLRCVTFDGLGAQVFADDRIQAQGQHPFDLPQYQGAKILIVNANFGCGSSREHAPQAIARWGIQAIVGESFAEIFFGNCVAMGLPCVTADPEDIRRLQSAVVAQPQIQLQLDLDAQELTWAGSIVLISMAEGPRQMLMTGTWDACGQLVAQVEQIRSTAAKLPYVQWA; the protein is encoded by the coding sequence ATGAGTCAAGTCAAGTCCATTTCAGGCCAGGGGATTCCCCTGGTGGGTAATGATATTGATACCGATCGGATTATTCCGGCCCGGTTTCTCCGTTGCGTGACCTTTGATGGGCTGGGAGCCCAGGTTTTCGCAGACGATCGGATCCAGGCTCAGGGACAACATCCCTTCGACTTGCCCCAGTATCAAGGAGCCAAAATCCTGATTGTCAACGCGAACTTTGGTTGCGGCTCCTCCCGAGAGCATGCCCCTCAGGCAATCGCCCGCTGGGGTATTCAGGCGATCGTTGGCGAGAGCTTTGCTGAGATTTTCTTTGGTAACTGTGTGGCGATGGGACTGCCTTGCGTCACGGCTGATCCGGAAGATATTCGGCGTTTGCAAAGTGCCGTAGTAGCCCAGCCTCAGATCCAATTACAGCTTGATCTGGATGCCCAGGAACTGACCTGGGCGGGTTCCATAGTACTTATTTCCATGGCAGAAGGTCCACGCCAGATGTTAATGACAGGCACCTGGGATGCCTGTGGGCAACTGGTCGCTCAGGTTGAACAGATTAGATCGACTGCAGCGAAACTGCCCTACGTCCAGTGGGCCTGA
- a CDS encoding Tab2/Atab2 family RNA-binding protein, with product MTIWQADFYRRPLKNELDQALWELLICDQEGNLKASVLCPQAEATADWLKDELIKLAASLPERIQVFRPQTLNLLETACQSLGIVVEATRHTPALHQWLERRSQDYPSLPEYNGQPYQPLNLDRPPPLPLPENLWGDRWRFATLAASGIAEVFKERPIPILDLPAEFLPLNLGLASDLAVPGIVIDGGRQSMRLARWLEASHPYSLNFLAGAPDGLVLEAGLVDRWIVATFEDSEVRSVATQYENRKQASRGLHFLLVQPDDSGMTYTGFWLLREYPT from the coding sequence ATGACCATCTGGCAGGCTGATTTTTACCGGCGTCCCCTCAAGAATGAACTGGATCAAGCCCTGTGGGAGCTGTTGATTTGCGATCAGGAGGGCAATCTGAAAGCCTCTGTCCTGTGTCCCCAAGCTGAAGCCACCGCCGACTGGCTCAAAGATGAACTTATAAAACTCGCAGCCTCTCTCCCAGAGCGCATCCAGGTCTTTCGACCCCAGACCCTGAACTTGCTGGAAACAGCCTGTCAGTCCCTGGGGATTGTTGTGGAAGCCACTCGCCACACCCCAGCGTTACACCAGTGGCTGGAGCGTCGATCTCAGGATTATCCCTCCCTGCCCGAATACAACGGGCAACCCTATCAGCCCCTGAATCTGGATAGACCCCCGCCCCTGCCTTTGCCCGAAAATCTCTGGGGCGATCGCTGGCGATTTGCCACCCTGGCTGCCAGTGGAATTGCAGAGGTATTCAAAGAGCGTCCCATTCCCATTCTGGACTTGCCTGCAGAATTTCTGCCCCTCAACCTGGGGCTGGCCTCCGATCTGGCTGTGCCGGGGATTGTGATTGATGGGGGTCGCCAATCTATGCGTCTGGCCCGCTGGCTGGAAGCCTCCCACCCCTACAGTCTGAACTTTTTAGCAGGAGCCCCGGATGGATTGGTGCTGGAAGCCGGGCTGGTCGATCGCTGGATTGTTGCTACCTTCGAGGACTCGGAAGTGCGATCGGTGGCCACCCAATACGAAAACCGCAAACAGGCTAGCCGGGGGTTGCATTTCCTGTTGGTGCAACCTGACGATTCCGGCATGACCTATACCGGGTTTTGGTTATTACGGGAATATCCCACGTAG
- a CDS encoding CHAT domain-containing protein, whose product MRFSRASTLQMQAHSGFSVLIGLLTAWGCAGTALASDLTSSPFQMVQVSEPFQQGKASQLLEQGIQMVNAGNIQPGIQLEQQALVIFQQTDNERGEAQTLIALAEAYLKLKDDATAAKYAQRAFKRAQRIGDSQLQTAATALLSKAQGHPAARGAASENIIPADPASQQAQVIQLLLQAGQEANSGEAAKGIQTLEQALPLVRELKNPQLEWIVLFGLGAAYNTAGNYAKGIQYSEQSLSILRELQNQEYEGMVLASLANTYATLGDYDRAIYLYNQVLTQMKQRQDYQGKMFAGAALFGLGSAYKTRKEYAVAIQFYQQSLVIARELKGRQAEAPSLPGSNSPLTGFNEGIPLATLGDTYREMGDYAKAIQFNQEALTATRQLNNRLIESALLLNSSSTYGEMGNYPAAIQSVQQSLTIARELKNQRLEGLALGNLGDILLRMGKLAAAEEPLVTAIEILETQRQGLQDLQQVSLADTYNQAEPYSLLQRVLLGQKKVEAALEVAERARARAFATLVAKRGLGAEAMTLSPIKIAAIQQVAREQNATLVEYANIQDKQLVIWVVSPQGRVSARQVDLKELQQEKQTLTTLVASTRCLGLLVCEQAIASRGGFVFNVTQGDRQFGAPPDLTVKNQYLRRLHRLLIEPIGDLLPKDPKDHVIFVPHRELFLIPFAALQNGQGKYLIEQHTISIAPSIQVLQLTHQQRQRMTRSATLPSGNAVLVVGNPTMPIVQFKVDEPPKQLAALPGAEQEAIAIAKLLDTSALIGPQATKAAVRQRMPQARIIHLATHGLLDDFGGLGIPGAIALAPDTNVLNEGLLTASELLEMNLQAELVVLSACDTGQGKITGDGVIGLSRALITAGVPTVIVSLWKVPDAPTAELMTQFYRNLNQGQDKATALRQAMLATKQNHPNPTIWAAFMAIGEAE is encoded by the coding sequence ACTCACTGCTTGGGGCTGTGCGGGAACGGCCCTAGCTTCCGATCTGACCTCCTCGCCCTTCCAGATGGTTCAAGTCAGTGAGCCGTTCCAGCAGGGCAAAGCCAGTCAACTCCTGGAACAGGGTATCCAGATGGTGAATGCCGGTAATATCCAGCCTGGCATTCAACTGGAACAACAGGCCCTGGTGATTTTTCAGCAAACGGACAATGAGCGGGGAGAAGCCCAAACCCTCATCGCCCTGGCGGAGGCTTACCTGAAGCTGAAAGACGATGCGACTGCAGCCAAGTATGCTCAACGGGCTTTCAAGCGGGCTCAGAGGATAGGGGATAGTCAACTGCAGACTGCAGCGACAGCCTTGCTATCTAAAGCCCAGGGGCACCCTGCCGCCAGAGGGGCAGCTTCCGAAAACATCATCCCCGCTGACCCAGCATCACAGCAAGCACAGGTGATCCAATTACTGCTCCAGGCAGGGCAAGAAGCTAATTCTGGCGAGGCCGCCAAAGGGATTCAAACTCTGGAACAGGCACTCCCACTCGTGCGTGAGCTAAAAAATCCTCAACTGGAGTGGATTGTCCTCTTTGGGCTAGGCGCTGCTTACAATACCGCAGGTAACTATGCCAAAGGGATTCAATACAGTGAACAGAGCCTGAGCATCCTTCGCGAACTCCAGAACCAGGAGTATGAGGGGATGGTTCTGGCTTCTTTGGCCAATACCTACGCGACTTTGGGGGACTACGATCGAGCAATTTACCTGTATAACCAGGTTCTGACTCAGATGAAGCAACGCCAGGACTACCAGGGCAAAATGTTTGCTGGGGCAGCCCTCTTTGGTTTAGGCAGTGCCTATAAAACTCGGAAAGAATATGCTGTAGCAATTCAGTTCTACCAACAGAGCCTGGTGATTGCCCGTGAACTGAAAGGTCGTCAGGCAGAAGCCCCCTCCTTGCCCGGTAGCAATTCCCCCTTAACTGGATTCAATGAAGGAATACCCCTGGCGACCTTGGGAGATACCTACCGGGAGATGGGGGATTATGCCAAAGCAATACAATTTAATCAGGAGGCCCTGACCGCTACCCGTCAACTGAATAACCGTTTGATTGAATCGGCTCTGCTGTTGAATTCGAGCAGCACCTATGGGGAAATGGGGAACTATCCGGCAGCGATCCAGTCCGTGCAACAAAGCCTGACGATCGCCCGTGAGCTCAAAAATCAAAGATTAGAAGGGTTAGCCCTCGGTAATCTGGGAGACATCCTCCTGAGAATGGGCAAACTTGCGGCAGCAGAAGAACCTCTGGTGACCGCAATTGAGATTCTGGAAACGCAACGGCAGGGATTACAAGATTTACAACAGGTTTCCCTGGCTGATACTTACAATCAGGCTGAACCTTACAGCCTGCTACAACGGGTGTTGCTGGGGCAGAAAAAAGTGGAGGCTGCCCTGGAGGTCGCGGAACGGGCCAGGGCCAGGGCCTTTGCCACCTTGGTGGCGAAACGGGGGCTGGGAGCAGAGGCAATGACACTGTCCCCAATCAAAATTGCGGCGATCCAACAGGTGGCCAGGGAGCAAAACGCAACCCTGGTGGAGTATGCCAATATTCAGGACAAGCAACTGGTCATTTGGGTGGTTTCGCCTCAAGGTCGAGTCTCGGCTAGACAAGTTGACTTGAAGGAGTTACAGCAGGAAAAGCAGACCTTGACCACCCTGGTTGCCAGCACGCGCTGTCTGGGCCTATTGGTCTGTGAGCAGGCGATCGCCTCCAGAGGTGGTTTCGTCTTTAACGTGACTCAAGGCGATCGGCAGTTTGGTGCCCCTCCCGATCTAACCGTGAAGAATCAGTATCTGCGCCGCCTGCACCGGCTCCTGATCGAACCGATCGGGGATCTCTTACCCAAAGACCCCAAAGACCACGTCATCTTTGTCCCCCATCGAGAGCTATTTCTGATCCCCTTTGCGGCTTTGCAGAATGGACAGGGCAAATATCTGATTGAGCAGCACACAATTTCGATCGCCCCCTCGATTCAGGTCTTACAACTGACGCACCAGCAACGGCAGCGGATGACAAGATCTGCAACGTTACCATCGGGGAATGCCGTGCTGGTGGTGGGTAATCCCACAATGCCCATTGTGCAGTTTAAAGTAGACGAACCACCCAAACAACTGGCCGCTCTCCCTGGCGCAGAGCAGGAGGCGATCGCGATCGCGAAGCTGTTAGACACTTCTGCCCTGATCGGCCCACAAGCGACTAAAGCAGCCGTGCGCCAACGCATGCCCCAGGCCCGGATTATCCATTTAGCGACCCATGGCTTACTGGATGATTTCGGTGGGCTGGGCATCCCGGGAGCCATTGCCCTAGCTCCGGATACCAATGTCCTCAATGAAGGATTACTCACAGCTAGCGAACTCCTGGAAATGAATCTGCAGGCAGAACTGGTGGTCTTGAGTGCTTGTGATACTGGCCAGGGGAAAATTACTGGAGATGGGGTGATAGGCTTATCCCGTGCCCTGATCACAGCGGGGGTGCCCACCGTCATCGTTTCGTTATGGAAGGTTCCTGATGCCCCCACAGCAGAATTGATGACCCAGTTCTACCGCAATCTGAATCAGGGGCAAGACAAAGCAACGGCACTGCGGCAGGCAATGCTGGCCACCAAACAAAACCATCCCAATCCGACGATCTGGGCTGCTTTTATGGCGATCGGTGAAGCAGAATAA
- a CDS encoding glycoside hydrolase family 57 protein: protein MSLGYLALVLHAHLPFVRHPESDYVLEEEWLFEAITETYIPLLWVFEGLKRDGIDFKITMSMTPPLVSMLRDPLLQDRYDAHLAQLEELTEMEIEHNQFNGHIKYLAEFYAQEFNRVRQTWEQYDRDLVKAFKQFLDSNNLEIITCGATHGYLPLMKMYPQAVWAQVQVAVESYEENFGRPPKGIWLPECAYYEGLERMLADAGLRYFLTDGHGILYARPRPRFGTYAPIFTESGVAAFGRDHESSQQVWSSEVGYPGAAEYREFYKDLGWEADYEYIKPYIMPNGQRKNVGIKYHKITGRGLGLGDKALYDPYWAREKAAEHAGNFMFNRERQVQHLHGIMQRKPIVVSPYDAELFGHWWYEGPWFIDYLFRKSWYDQGSYEMTHLADYLRNNPTQQVCRPSQSSWGYKGFHEYWLNETNAWIYPHLHMAAERMIELGRREPADELEWRALNQAARELLLAQSSDWAFIMRTGTMVPYAVRRTRSHLMRFNKLYEELNQGKVDSGWLEKVEAIDNIFPNINYRVYRPM from the coding sequence ATGAGTCTTGGATATCTTGCCCTGGTGCTGCATGCTCACCTTCCCTTCGTTCGGCATCCGGAAAGTGATTACGTTTTGGAAGAGGAGTGGTTGTTCGAAGCGATTACCGAAACCTACATTCCACTCCTCTGGGTCTTTGAAGGGTTAAAGCGGGATGGGATTGATTTCAAAATTACGATGAGCATGACCCCGCCCCTGGTGTCCATGTTGCGGGACCCACTGCTGCAAGATCGATATGATGCCCATCTGGCTCAGCTCGAAGAGCTGACCGAAATGGAGATTGAACACAACCAGTTCAATGGCCATATCAAGTATCTGGCAGAGTTCTACGCTCAGGAATTTAATCGGGTCCGACAAACCTGGGAGCAGTACGATCGGGATCTGGTCAAAGCCTTCAAGCAATTCCTGGACAGTAATAACCTCGAGATCATTACCTGCGGCGCAACCCACGGCTATTTGCCGTTGATGAAAATGTATCCTCAGGCCGTTTGGGCCCAGGTTCAGGTAGCAGTGGAAAGCTACGAGGAGAATTTCGGGCGTCCTCCCAAGGGGATCTGGTTGCCAGAATGTGCTTACTACGAAGGGCTGGAGCGGATGCTGGCCGATGCTGGCTTGCGTTATTTCCTGACGGATGGCCATGGGATTCTCTATGCTCGACCCCGCCCCCGGTTTGGCACCTATGCTCCCATTTTTACCGAAAGCGGTGTGGCAGCCTTTGGACGGGATCACGAATCCTCTCAGCAGGTCTGGTCCTCGGAAGTGGGCTATCCCGGTGCTGCCGAATACCGGGAGTTTTACAAAGACCTGGGTTGGGAAGCCGATTATGAGTACATCAAGCCCTATATCATGCCCAACGGCCAGCGGAAAAATGTTGGGATCAAGTACCACAAAATTACAGGCCGGGGTTTAGGTTTAGGGGATAAGGCCCTCTACGACCCCTATTGGGCCAGGGAAAAAGCCGCTGAACATGCGGGTAACTTCATGTTCAACCGGGAACGTCAGGTGCAGCACCTGCATGGGATTATGCAGCGTAAACCGATCGTCGTTTCCCCCTATGATGCTGAGCTCTTTGGGCACTGGTGGTACGAAGGCCCCTGGTTCATCGACTATCTGTTCCGCAAGTCCTGGTATGACCAGGGCAGCTATGAGATGACCCACCTGGCAGATTATCTGCGGAACAATCCGACCCAACAGGTTTGTCGCCCTTCCCAGTCTAGCTGGGGGTACAAGGGTTTCCACGAATATTGGTTGAATGAAACCAATGCCTGGATTTATCCCCATCTGCACATGGCTGCTGAGCGGATGATTGAGCTGGGTCGCCGCGAACCTGCCGATGAGCTGGAATGGCGAGCCCTGAACCAGGCAGCACGGGAATTGCTCCTGGCTCAATCCTCGGACTGGGCGTTCATCATGCGAACCGGGACCATGGTTCCCTATGCCGTGCGGCGCACCCGATCGCACCTGATGCGGTTCAACAAACTATACGAAGAACTGAACCAGGGCAAGGTAGATTCTGGTTGGTTGGAGAAGGTGGAAGCGATCGACAACATCTTCCCCAACATTAATTACCGGGTGTACCGCCCCATGTAA